In Oryzihumus leptocrescens, the following are encoded in one genomic region:
- the hisG gene encoding ATP phosphoribosyltransferase, giving the protein MLRIAVPNKGSLSESAADMLREAGYRGRRDSKELVLTDAANDVEFFFLRPRDIAVYVGSGTLDVGITGRDLLLDSGSPAVEVMALGFAASTFRFAARPGVASSVQDIDGKRVATSYAGLVQSHLADHGVGAQVVRLDGAVETAITLGVADVIADVVETGTTLRNQGLETFGEPILRSEAVLITREHNGSAQPAVDVLCRRLQGVLTARSYVMMDYDVRVELVEQACALTPGLESPTVSPLHDKGYVAVRSMVPRHLTNRVMDELYELGARAILVTDIAACRL; this is encoded by the coding sequence ATGCTTCGCATCGCCGTCCCCAACAAGGGGTCCCTGTCCGAGTCCGCCGCCGACATGCTCCGCGAGGCGGGCTACCGCGGCCGGCGTGACTCCAAGGAGCTCGTCCTCACCGACGCCGCCAACGACGTCGAGTTCTTCTTCCTGCGCCCGCGCGACATCGCGGTCTACGTCGGGTCCGGCACCCTCGACGTCGGCATCACCGGCCGCGACCTGCTGCTGGACTCTGGCAGCCCGGCGGTCGAGGTGATGGCGCTCGGCTTCGCCGCGTCCACGTTCCGCTTCGCCGCCAGGCCCGGGGTGGCCAGCAGCGTCCAGGACATCGACGGCAAGCGGGTGGCGACCAGCTATGCCGGCCTGGTCCAGAGCCACCTCGCCGACCACGGTGTCGGCGCGCAGGTCGTGCGTCTCGACGGCGCCGTCGAGACCGCCATCACCCTCGGTGTCGCCGACGTCATCGCCGACGTCGTCGAGACCGGCACCACCCTGCGCAACCAGGGGCTGGAGACCTTCGGCGAGCCGATCCTGCGCAGCGAGGCCGTGCTGATCACGCGTGAGCACAACGGTTCTGCCCAGCCGGCGGTCGATGTGCTGTGTCGCCGGCTGCAGGGCGTCCTCACCGCCCGCAGCTACGTGATGATGGACTACGACGTGCGCGTCGAGCTCGTCGAGCAGGCCTGCGCGCTCACCCCGGGCCTGGAGTCGCCGACCGTGTCGCCGCTGCACGACAAGGGCTACGTCGCCGTGCGCTCGATGGTCCCGCGGCACCTGACCAACCGGGTGATGGACGAGCTCTACGAGCTCGGCGCCCGCGCGATCCTGGTCACCGACATCGCCGCCTGCCGGCTCTGA
- a CDS encoding FUSC family protein: MSSLELWRERGAALGPRAAKRSRESLQRRTQRLRSRFFFIVQCALAAAFAWWAARVVLHHPTPFFAPVTAMICLGLTFGQRLRRVVEVTAGVAIGVFIGDVFVHFFGSGVWQIAVVVITAMSAAVLLGAGLLIVTQAGVQSVVVMTLLAQPGAAFSRWLDAVLGGAIALLAATIAPAAPLRRPRQQAAKVVTEIALILGETALALRDNNSELAGATLERARRSESALDELRSLSAEGIAVVRLSPFRRRHLPAVQAIADLLEPLDRAIRNVRVLVRRAAVAVWRTEEVPPAYIDLIEELGTVTQRISDELEARRMPEGARADLSRLGRASAQVAPHPTLSAEVIRAQVRSTVVDLLMLTGLTYAEARARVPVSVDALEDDFVESEH, encoded by the coding sequence ATGTCCTCACTGGAGCTGTGGCGGGAGCGGGGCGCCGCGCTGGGGCCACGTGCGGCCAAGCGGTCGCGCGAGTCGCTGCAACGACGGACCCAGCGGCTGCGCTCGCGCTTCTTCTTCATCGTGCAGTGCGCTCTCGCCGCCGCGTTCGCCTGGTGGGCCGCGCGGGTGGTCCTGCACCACCCGACCCCGTTCTTCGCCCCGGTCACGGCGATGATCTGCCTGGGGCTGACCTTCGGCCAGCGACTGCGCCGGGTGGTCGAGGTGACCGCCGGAGTGGCCATCGGCGTCTTCATCGGCGACGTCTTCGTGCACTTCTTCGGCTCCGGCGTCTGGCAGATCGCCGTGGTCGTCATCACCGCCATGTCCGCGGCCGTCCTGCTCGGGGCCGGGCTGCTGATCGTGACCCAGGCCGGGGTGCAGTCGGTCGTGGTCATGACCCTGCTGGCCCAGCCGGGGGCGGCGTTCTCCCGCTGGCTGGACGCCGTGCTCGGCGGGGCGATCGCCCTCCTGGCCGCCACCATCGCCCCGGCCGCGCCCTTGCGGCGCCCCCGGCAGCAGGCCGCCAAGGTGGTCACCGAGATCGCGCTCATCCTCGGCGAGACCGCCCTGGCCCTGCGCGACAACAACAGCGAGCTCGCCGGTGCCACGCTCGAACGGGCGCGCCGCTCCGAGAGCGCCCTCGACGAGCTGCGCTCCCTGTCCGCCGAGGGGATCGCTGTGGTGCGGCTGTCGCCGTTCCGCCGCCGGCACCTGCCCGCGGTGCAGGCGATCGCCGACCTGCTGGAACCGCTGGACCGGGCGATCCGCAACGTGCGCGTGCTCGTGCGGCGGGCCGCCGTGGCCGTGTGGCGCACCGAGGAGGTGCCGCCGGCATACATCGACCTCATCGAGGAGCTGGGGACCGTCACGCAACGCATCTCCGACGAGCTGGAGGCGCGCCGCATGCCCGAGGGGGCGCGCGCCGACCTCTCGCGGCTGGGCCGCGCCAGCGCGCAGGTCGCGCCGCACCCGACCCTGTCGGCCGAGGTGATCCGCGCGCAGGTGCGCTCCACCGTCGTCGACCTGCTCATGCTGACCGGGCTGACGTACGCCGAGGCACGGGCCCGCGTGCCGGTGTCGGTCGACGCGCTCGAGGACGACTTCGTCGAGAGCGAGCACTGA
- a CDS encoding phosphoribosyl-ATP diphosphatase translates to MKTFDQLYAELTDKAATRPEGSGTVAALDAGVHAIGKKIVEEAAEVWMAAEHEGHERTAEEISQLLYHLQVLMVASNITLDDVYSHL, encoded by the coding sequence GTGAAGACCTTCGACCAGTTGTATGCCGAGCTGACCGACAAGGCCGCCACGCGCCCCGAGGGCTCGGGCACCGTTGCCGCGTTGGACGCCGGCGTCCATGCGATTGGCAAGAAGATCGTCGAGGAGGCCGCCGAGGTGTGGATGGCCGCCGAGCATGAGGGCCATGAGCGCACTGCCGAGGAGATCAGCCAGCTCCTCTACCACCTGCAGGTGCTCATGGTCGCCTCCAACATCACGCTCGACGACGTCTACTCCCACCTCTGA
- a CDS encoding PH domain-containing protein — protein MDQPKADPYAVFRPRRGRRVALVAAVLSVLIFTIGAISLPGKDVLYGGWGFGDRMLLVGTGFAVAFLMWRYATIRAVPTREGLTVRNLVLTRRLEWAQIVRVQFGGGAPWVSLDLDDTDTVAVMAIQKADGAFARAEAGRLSALVQVHGVRSDTD, from the coding sequence GTGGACCAACCCAAGGCCGACCCGTATGCCGTGTTCCGCCCCCGCCGCGGACGGCGGGTCGCGCTCGTGGCCGCCGTCCTGTCGGTGCTGATCTTCACCATCGGCGCGATCTCGTTGCCCGGCAAGGACGTGCTCTACGGTGGGTGGGGCTTCGGCGACCGGATGCTGCTCGTGGGCACCGGGTTCGCGGTGGCGTTCCTCATGTGGCGCTACGCCACGATCCGGGCGGTGCCCACGCGTGAGGGCCTGACCGTGCGCAACCTGGTCCTGACCCGCCGGCTGGAGTGGGCACAGATCGTGCGGGTGCAGTTCGGCGGGGGAGCCCCGTGGGTCAGCCTCGACCTCGACGACACCGACACCGTTGCGGTCATGGCGATCCAGAAGGCCGACGGGGCGTTCGCCCGGGCCGAGGCAGGCCGGCTCTCGGCGCTGGTGCAGGTGCACGGCGTCCGGTCCGACACCGACTGA
- a CDS encoding CynX/NimT family MFS transporter, translating into MSTTTTSTASTRTLAPVWLMALALVAVAANLRTAIASVPPLARTIAEDLDLSNAWMGALTTLPVLCMGLFAPVAQRLGARIGAALSVEVAVVCVGLGTLCRLAGSHVWALYLGTFVAGVGIAIGGTLLPRLVKALFPPERAGLVTGLYMFAMMGGAAASSALAVPLQGWLGSWQASLASWSVIALVGTLAWAPVAARAARHRSANPPADEGGHGLPWRHPTAWLVAGYLTVQSFEFYSCLAWIAPSYVDRGWSPGTAGYLLSVFSAAQLISGLVAPALTDRIHDHRALLMPAAVLGLLGLLGLLLAPESGAWVWVTLLGLGQGAAFALGLVLLVDYSATPAGSGRLAAMAFFVSYTVASFGPASMGAVRDLTHGFHATWLVLATLMVVQAGLVLLMRPGRARTP; encoded by the coding sequence ATGTCCACCACGACCACCTCCACCGCGTCGACGCGGACCCTTGCCCCCGTCTGGCTGATGGCGCTGGCGCTCGTCGCCGTCGCCGCCAACCTGCGCACCGCCATCGCCAGCGTCCCGCCGTTGGCCCGGACCATCGCCGAGGACCTGGACCTGTCCAACGCGTGGATGGGTGCCCTGACGACGCTGCCCGTGCTGTGCATGGGGCTGTTCGCCCCGGTGGCCCAGCGGCTCGGGGCGCGGATCGGCGCGGCGCTGTCGGTCGAGGTGGCCGTCGTCTGCGTCGGCCTCGGGACGCTGTGCCGGCTGGCGGGGTCGCACGTGTGGGCGCTGTACCTCGGAACGTTCGTCGCCGGCGTCGGCATCGCCATCGGTGGCACCCTGCTCCCCCGGCTGGTCAAGGCGCTGTTCCCGCCCGAGCGCGCCGGCCTGGTCACCGGGCTGTACATGTTCGCCATGATGGGCGGCGCGGCCGCGTCGTCGGCCCTGGCCGTGCCGCTGCAGGGTTGGCTCGGCAGCTGGCAGGCCTCGCTGGCCTCCTGGAGCGTCATCGCGCTCGTCGGCACGCTGGCCTGGGCCCCGGTGGCGGCCCGGGCGGCCCGGCACCGGTCCGCGAACCCGCCGGCGGACGAGGGCGGCCACGGGCTGCCCTGGCGGCACCCGACGGCCTGGCTGGTCGCGGGCTACCTGACCGTGCAGTCGTTCGAGTTCTACAGCTGCCTGGCGTGGATCGCGCCGTCGTACGTCGACCGCGGCTGGTCACCGGGCACGGCCGGCTACCTGCTGTCGGTGTTCAGCGCCGCCCAGCTCATCTCTGGCCTGGTCGCCCCCGCGCTGACCGACCGCATCCACGACCACCGCGCGCTGCTGATGCCGGCCGCCGTCCTCGGCCTGCTCGGCCTCCTCGGCCTGCTGCTCGCACCGGAGTCCGGGGCGTGGGTGTGGGTCACCCTGCTCGGCCTCGGCCAGGGCGCGGCGTTCGCCCTCGGCCTGGTGCTCCTCGTGGACTACTCGGCCACGCCCGCGGGCAGCGGGCGACTGGCCGCCATGGCCTTCTTCGTCAGCTACACGGTCGCCTCGTTCGGGCCGGCGTCGATGGGCGCGGTGCGCGACCTGACGCACGGCTTCCACGCGACGTGGCTGGTGCTCGCAACCCTCATGGTCGTGCAGGCCGGCCTGGTCCTGCTGATGCGGCCCGGGCGCGCCCGCACCCCCTGA